The sequence TGGGGGGGTGTACCTAGCGTGCcatggggaaggggggcaggggggaggggaggtaaagatctgctgggacagggtcagcagatggaGAATAGATAGGAGTAGGGCCTTTTTCGGTCCTAAAGTGATGTCGCCAGGTTTTTGGgcgaccggcatttgggcttggGTGCCCTTCTGGGGTGTGTCCGGCTCCAACGACCGGGATGCAACTGAGGGGGCCAGACCCTGAGTTGCTTTTGCGTGGCTCTCTCCCCTTTCAACTCTTCTGTTCAGAGTTTGAACGACATCATTTACTATGTTTGGTGGTGActaggggggctggggggggaggggggataggggggggagggaggggtgtagggagggggggttagtTCCGGATCTGTCTTATTTCACCTTACATAGTACACTATCAGCGGGGTCATTACATTTGTGTGGAAATATAGAGTTCTCATTTAAACAACCTTGCCTTGTGCCCACTGGTCCGATGGTGAGAGGGGACTCGtttggtgtggggggagagagagggagggggggtgaaggagggggaagaaggcaggggaggaggggagagagggggggaaggggaaaaggtgagggggggcagggagataagggagaggggggggcgggggtggagggagggggagtggaggggggcgggggtggagggagggggagtggagggaggggaagtgtagggagggggagtggagggcgagggggtggagggagggggggtggatggagggggggtgggagggggagaaggaggggggggggagaaggagaggggggatgggtgtCTATGATAGCAGCCTTATTTGGTATCTGACGCCTGGGCGGTTGCTTTTCTTGGGCATCTCCACATTTTTAACAAGTAAAAGCCTTTCCATAGATCTCCCGACATTGTTGGCAGGACTTAACATCGTCTTGTGCATCATACCATTCTTGAACAAACTTAAACAGGACTTGACATTTCCCTGGGCTTCTTAACAGTGTCAGCAGGGCTTAGTGTCTCCTTGAACCTCGCAACATTTTTAAACAGAGCTTAACATTGCTTTTTTTACCCATTCTATGTAGCTGTATACCTTTTGTTCCTGGGAGAGGGTTGTGACCGCAGCAGACCGTATGGTGGGGAAAAGTTCTCTTATTTAGACCTTCCTTGGTCGTTTCGGGGATGACTGGGTTCCGCttgggggtgaggtggtggggagCGGAAGGGATGTTAGGTGGAGTGCTGGGATGGGGAGGGGCCtttgtgggggagagaagggaaggggggggtaggCTCAAGGGGGGCCGGGGGAGGGGGTTAGGGGTGGTGGGaccggggaggtggggggatgggggggggggggaggaggagggggggaatctaCTTATATTACGTTAGTGTTACTTGCTTTTTATCTATGTGTCTGATCGTGCTGTGTTCGCTATCACTGCGTGTGGCTACATCCTTTTGCGTGTGTGATTTGACAGTTTGTACGGCGGTTCTCTTAACGATAAACATCTACATCTTGTCTACTAACATGTATTAACCCCTGCATATCAACATTTTTACAGAATACATATTGTTCCGTGGACATTAGTGCGGCTAAGGTCACCGTTCCTCATGGTTAAGTGTGTGGGCGGAGGTGGCAGCTTAAGAGGGTTCTTTATAAACAATTGTCTCGTTTCGATTATTGTCTCGTTTTCACCAGGCCCCTTCTGGTTGCTCGGTACCGGTTGAGGGGACTGcctaggggggagagggggggggttggctcCCTGGTCTACCAGTGCTCAGACCTAACCGGTCAGTGGGGATTTGTTCATTTAATTGGTAGCCTGTGGCGCCATCTCTAGGCTGTGGGGTCGGTCTGGGGGTTCCTCTAGCCCGTGGGCCCGGAATGGCCGTTGGTATCTAGATAGTTGGGGGGCCGCTGGTTTGCGGTTCCATTTTAACCCGTTGTggacctccccccaccccttctgttTGGGTCTGTTGCAGCAGGCCTGCTTGGCTCTGTCGGTTCAACCCGGGGATTTGGGTTACTTACGCTTGTTGGGGCAATTCGTCCTGTGCCCGGGAGTCCATGGTGTCGGGGAGTTCCGACTCTCTGGGCCAGAAATCCCATATAAGGGGGTTGGGGTTCGAAAAGCCGGGGGGGTTGACAATAAagagacgtgggggggggggggcggggcgctcccctgcctctcccctccactccccccccctccgtgtgaAGCTGGGCTGCTCGTCTCCTGTCATCTCGAGCCTCGTTCCTCGCTTCGGGTGAGTGCTGTAAGTAATGTGAGGGGCGTCGAGGTAGGGTTTGGGTGCGGTGCTGTTCTTTGCAGGTTGCTTCTCTCCCTCTGGCACGGGCGTGTCAGTGAGGCGATCCTCGGCGGCGTTTGTTTCCTCCTTGCAGTGCTGTCACGGTGGGGTCTTTAAGCCATTTTTGGAATCGGTGCCTTTGTGTAAACTGTGAgtgagggtttgggttccttattTGTTCCTCTGGCCCCGCTGTCCTGCGAGCCTTTCCGATGCTCTGATCGGAGGCTCTTCTGACCTGGGTCCTTCCGTGCTCCAGCTGGAGGGGGGCGTGAGGTTTAGTGCCTTTGCGAAGTGTTCCATGTCCTCCGGGTGCTTAATTGAGAGCAGCTTGCCATTGCGCTGAACCATAAGCCTGAAAGGAAAACCCCATTTATATTTTACACCGCTGTCCCGCAATAATATAGTTAGCGGTCTTAGTTCCTTGCGGCGGTCAACCGTGCGCTTGGAAAGGTCGTTGTAGAGTTGTAGGGGGTTTTCTTTAAACGTGATGAGCTCCTTGGTTCGGGCGATCTCCATTATTTTCTCTTTCACTGAGAATCTGTGGAGCTTGACTATCACGTCTCTCCGTGGGCCCAGGGAGCGGTGAGCCCTGTCCATTTCGAGGTCCTTCTGTTCCAGGTCTCCGCTTAATGAGGCGAAGAAGTCCAGGAGGTAGGTCTTTAGCTGGCCCGGGAGTACCGACTCTGGGATTCCCCGTATTCGTATGTTCTGTCTCCTATCGTGATTTTCCTGGTCTTCCAGGCATTCGCGGAGATTTTCTACCTCTGCCCCGAACCGGTATATCTCGTTTGCGGTTAGTTCTTGGGCCTGTGTGGTGTCCGCCATTTTAGCTTCTAGGGCCGCCGTGAGCTCCGTGCGGCCTGTTATCTCCTGCTTTAATTCTGTGACCGCCGCTCTGAGATCGGCCTTTAATGAGGTGTGTAAGTCATTTAGCATTTCAGCCATAAGTTCCTTCATGCACTCGCAGGCGAGTGCTTCGGCCGCCTGCGCTGGTTCTCCCGGTCGGTCCTGGGTTGGGGCGCTTTgcttggggccgcgtgcgctcgaTGGTCCTGCGCCATCTTGATTTTTAGTGGCCGCCTCCGAGTTCCGAGGGGAGAATAGTTTAGTTACAGCCTGTGCTgcctgggttttttgtttgctcgCCATGCCGGCCAGGTCTGTGGGTGTGTTTTTAGAGGGGGGATTTTGGGGGGAAAGCGCCTCTATTCGTTTGTTTATGTGAGGGTCTGGGGAGCTCCTCAGTTACAAGTCCATCTCCGTCGgcgtcctggccacgcccccacaatcaggatttttacagatttataacagaagcaccaaatgattgtcatatatatacaaataaggaGGAGGAAGTAGTATTGTTTCTTTAACTCTTTACATACAATTCCAAAGTGCCTGCTTTGTGTAATTTTTCAGGGGGCCTCTGTGAGCCTGGCACTGCTTGGGTTAATGCTATTGTGTAATATTGTATCTCGTTTTCCCCTAGCCAGGCACCGGAGCTGTTTAATCTGATTTGTAAGGACAGTTTGAGGAGCGCGTTGTTGTTATACAATGAGATGTGACACGATCAGACTTTTCATTTTTCCTCACAAGCTATTAGAGGGGAATAAACGTAAACAGCTGGTACCTGACATTGCATACTATGAggatgtgagagtgagagagcagtGCTTAATACGGTTCTTTTATTAATTCAATGTAATATCAATGCCTTGGATGTTATGTATACATAGTTCATTAAGCCTGTGATCTTACTTAGACCTAACAGTTGTGTTCGTCCAcgacaggggtggtcaactccattcctcaaggaccaccaacaggtcaggttttcaggatatccctgcttcagcacaggttgctcaatcagtggctgtcgctgactgcacttgtgctgaagcagggttaccatgaaaacctgatctgttggtggccattgtgGACAGGAGTTAGCCCCCCATGGTCCATGTGGTGTATATTTGTATAGATGTTCATATAGTTTGCTGAATAAGGCATAAAACCAATATATTTGTTCAAAGACTTCATTATTTTCGGGCAGTGGCCTTCCCCTTTTCTGGCAGCGGCCTTTTTCTGCTGCTCAACCGCTCTTCAGGTTCCCTGGCTGTGTTCATGGCAAGACCAACGTTCCTACAGCATCACTGGATATTGCAATCACCCACCTTCCTGCAGTGCTGTAACCGTACACATGAAGAACACAGGACATTTCCAACACTTTGCACACAAAAGTTAAGTGTTTCCTAAACAGGGGACCAGACGCCTCACAAAGCGTGTTCAGAGTGTCAGACGGGCTATGCATCCTGGGATACGCAGGACGTGACAAGAGGCAGTTTAATGAAGCGACAATTAGACAGTCAAGCTCACAGACAGAAGGAATAGCAGCTTTCCCGAACCAATATCCTACGTCATGTACTCCTCTATTCTCGGTAATGCAACTTTCCTTTCAATATACAAATCTTAGACATCTTTCTTTGTGCAGGAAATACAAATGGGGTATTGTAGGGGGAATGGGGCAAACGCAAAACAAATGCTTTTGGGGGGCACGGGAGGTCCGAGTTTAAAAGGATTGGGAAGTACTGACATAACTATCTATAATTGGTCCTATGAAAAGCAGCACAAAACCATGGCAAATCGGAGATATAAAAACTGTTTTCTGATGGACAAAGGAAGGCAAGAAGAAGCAGCTGAACGGTAGTGCTGGGCTCTGAAAAAGCTCGTCTGAATTGAAGATAGTCGCCCTGATACGAGGGGCTCTGCTCGTACCGTTGGGAATCATGTATTAAGTTTCTGtatattacatttttatatatatagaatgcacgctaaaaccaccctaactcctgttacaagttttaaatacctgggcatattgtttgactcccatttaacattcgggatgcacattgataccctgacatccaaaacctatgccaaactaggtgtactctaCAGGGACAAaacctccctaagcctgctggtcataaagcgtatcgcacagcagatgctaatgccaattatcgactattgagacatagtatatggcacgacACCTCAAACCTACCTTGGCAAACTTCAcactctctacaattcaatatgccgttttgttctccaatgtaattacagcacacatcactgcgaaatgctcaaagaactagattggtcatcacttgagtctaggcccaaagttcatctttcatgtcttgccttcaaatactttctgggcaagctacccgtccatctgaacaagctcctcacccctaccacacgcagcatttataatctgagatctgactccaaaagactgttcatggtcccaaggctcaacaacgtatccggccgctcctcctcctcttaccgtgccccccaaaactggaacagtctaccggagaatctcacagccaccaccagtctaagttctttcaaaactaaggctgtctcacactttaatctggtctgtaactggtacatacgcccataatatatattatctctaactgtgcatgctatgtcttgtatataatgtataccctgttcacttatgtaactatgtatttctaaccatgtattatttgtcttaactctgtgcccaggacatacatgaaaacgagaggtaactctcactgtattacttcctggtaacacattgtataaataaacactACTCCAATCAGCGGTATCCAGCCCAACACATGCGCTGGGTGTAAAGGGTTGGGGAAGCCTACACATCTCTACAACCAATAGGCCTAGGAGTTACCAGGTAGCGCtgtgttaaaatggatatgaaTACTTCAGTGTGCATTAACTTGAATGCTCGATGCCCCAAAACAATCTACAAATGCCTCAATATCAGGAAATGTATCAATGAACCCCCCACATGTCCAACTGACAATCATGCTCACGGCGTACTGACTCTTTTCTTTCGGCTGCAATCAGTGAGTCTGTAGGATTTGTTTTCTATCCCTCAGAATGAGATTCTGATTAAAGCCAGCTTGTTGTGAGAAGCTGATCATGTTCATTGCCTATCGATTGTTTCACTGAAGATGACTTATGTACTATGCAGAAGTTAAATAAAAGAGGATGGTCGATAATGGCGTGTCGTCATGCAGCATTTTTTAATCTGATGCTCTCATCACATATCTTTTTGTTCTTTTGACATGGCCGAGGAACATGTTGGTTGAAATCCTTTTCAGAGGGCACTTTTTATTTATCGGCCAATACAAAGCTATAACGGACTTTCATTAACTTAAGGTGACAAGATTTGTACTTGCCCCAAacaaaaattaaatatttaaaaaaataaatatcgtCGCTCTGGAATGGCTTTACTTAATTACAAGCGCAGCAGCGAATCAGAAGAGTAATACACAACGTCCATTTAAACTAGCGTGCATCTAGGATGGCTGATTATCTCTTTAACCTTTACAACCACACTTTAGCTACACTTGTGTAGTCCTTGTATGAATAAACAAAGGACGACGTGTGAAGTAGCCACTGGGGGATGTTTCTACCTGGATTAAAATGAGATCCAGACCATAAAGCAGGTTTGCTCACTCCAGGCCTCAAGCACCCCCCTCCCGCAGCACAAGTGGGTCAAAgacagcctctgagccacctgtgctgaagcagggactgattgggccacctgtggactggagctgagcacccctaCCATAAAGCATTTTCCAAAATGAGCCAAGTGGATCTTTTCTGCCATCAATGTCTGTTTCTATAAAGTCTTTTGGGTCTATTTATGAAACTATCATGTATTATAAATTACAGCTACTCAAGTACAACTGAGGTATATTATATTACAGACGCTAGCAATAACTTACAAATCTAATTTAAATAATACTTGTGTAAGAGTGAATTTCCCCTCCTCTGACATGACATATACGAAGTGGGCTAGTATTAAATGTTCTACTTTTTGCATGTATCTTGCTTATCAACAATTATCTTCCCTGCCATGTTAAGTTTCCCAATACGGAGTATACTCAAGTGTTCCCTATGTGAGTTCTCTCGTGCAGCTTCAGGTGATAGTTGATGGTGAAACTTCTGGTGCACTGGTTACATTTATACGGCCTCTCCCCAGTGTGCACTCTGTGATGGATTTTCAGTGTGTAAGCCTTAGTGAAGCACTTCTGGCACACCTCACACTTGTGAGGCCTGGCGCCCGTGTGATTCCTGCGGTGTTCTACAAAAGAGGAGCAGTCACTAAAGGTTTTCTCGCACTCCGTGCACTTGTATGGACGCTCTCCAGTGTGGGTTCTCTTGTGCACGGTGAGGTGAGACTTCTCCCGGAAGCTCTTCTTGCATATGTTGCACTGGTATGGCTTGGCGCCCGTGTGGATCCTCTGGTGCCTAACCATTGAGGAGTAGTCACTGAAACTTTTCATGCACTCTGTGCATTTGTACGGCCTCTCTCCTGTGTGGGTTCTCTTGTGGACCCGCAAGTGGGAAATGACACTGAAGCTCTTTAGACATTCCATGCACTGGTATGGCCTTTCACCGCTATGAGTCCTCTTGTGGACAGTAAGAAGGTTGCTCTTTGAAAAGCTTTTGTGGCATTGGTCACATGGGtagggtttctcccctgtgtgcgtTCTCAGGTGAACCTTGAGGCTGTAGGATTTATTGAAGCTCTTCTCACACACATTACATTTGTGCAGTTTCTCAAGCCTAGCAGTGGGTTTAACCTTCCTTAGTCTGCTGGCTTCATGTGCCCATTCCTCATGAGTTGTCCGGTGAATCTTCAACTTAGCATTCTGAGAAAAGCTCTTACCACACTTGGGACATATATATGGTTTCTCacctgtgtgaattctctgatgaaCCTTAAGGTTATAAGATTTGCTAAATGTCTTTTCACACACATTACACAAGTACGTTTTTTCAGAGATGGGATTCACCTGGTTGCCAGAAGAGTCCAGTTGAAGCATCCTTTTCACATTTCTCACTAGCCTGTCCTGCTTTCCTATGTGGGTTGTTTGGTGCTTCCTAAGAATACCTCTCTCACCAAAACTCTTCTCACAGTCAGAACATTTGAAGGGCTTCTCCCCTGTGTGCAAGCGTTTGTGAGCTTTTAAATAGTCTGACCGAGAAAAGCCTTTCCCGCAGTCTCTGCACACATacggcttctctcctgtgtgaaccCTAGCATGGATTGTGAGACGGTATATGTTAGTAAAGGTTTTCTTACAGATACTGCATGGCAAAAAAGTGTCTGTTCTGTGGATGGCTTCGGTAGTGTCAGggttctggtacctttccataaATCCAGCCACTGACTTGTGCTTCACTATAGGCTTCTTCTGTCGTACTTCATCTTGGCAGGTCACTATATTGCCTAATCCCAAAGAAGAAGTTCCCACAAGAAGTGATTCATTCTGCACAGACGTGAATGGACTATCGTTATCGTCCTCATGTTTAAT comes from Ascaphus truei isolate aAscTru1 chromosome 4, aAscTru1.hap1, whole genome shotgun sequence and encodes:
- the LOC142492557 gene encoding uncharacterized protein LOC142492557 isoform X5 is translated as MKENYEAVSSLGFPAVKSVMVSGVDRGSEQQTPVKLEGSPHNRADVGAFVENVKKSESSEFSNRQSYPQENHNHLRPYMDNQRCIRRPNSNGYCHENVRLPLTKPIKHEDDNDSPFTSVQNESLLVGTSSLGLGNIVTCQDEVRQKKPIVKHKSVAGFMERYQNPDTTEAIHRTDTFLPCSICKKTFTNIYRLTIHARVHTGEKPYVCRDCGKGFSRSDYLKAHKRLHTGEKPFKCSDCEKSFGERGILRKHQTTHIGKQDRLVRNVKRMLQLDSSGNQVNPISEKTYLCNVCEKTFSKSYNLKVHQRIHTGEKPYICPKCGKSFSQNAKLKIHRTTHEEWAHEASRLRKVKPTARLEKLHKCNVCEKSFNKSYSLKVHLRTHTGEKPYPCDQCHKSFSKSNLLTVHKRTHSGERPYQCMECLKSFSVISHLRVHKRTHTGERPYKCTECMKSFSDYSSMVRHQRIHTGAKPYQCNICKKSFREKSHLTVHKRTHTGERPYKCTECEKTFSDCSSFVEHRRNHTGARPHKCEVCQKCFTKAYTLKIHHRVHTGERPYKCNQCTRSFTINYHLKLHERTHIGNT
- the LOC142492557 gene encoding uncharacterized protein LOC142492557 isoform X4, whose protein sequence is MKKDCRTLITFEDVAVYFSEGEWASLEEWQKELYRNVMKENYEAVSSLGFPAVKSVMVSGVDRGSEQQTPVKLEGSPHNRADVGAFVENVKKSESSEFSNRQSYPQENHNHLRPYMDNQRCIRRPNSNGYCHENVRLPLTKPIKHEDDNDSPFTSVQNESLLVGTSSLGLGNIVTCQDEVRQKKPIVKHKSVAGFMERYQNPDTTEAIHRTDTFLPCSICKKTFTNIYRLTIHARVHTGEKPYVCRDCGKGFSRSDYLKAHKRLHTGEKPFKCSDCEKSFGERGILRKHQTTHIGKQDRLVRNVKRMLQLDSSGNQVNPISEKTYLCNVCEKTFSKSYNLKVHQRIHTGEKPYICPKCGKSFSQNAKLKIHRTTHEEWAHEASRLRKVKPTARLEKLHKCNVCEKSFNKSYSLKVHLRTHTGEKPYPCDQCHKSFSKSNLLTVHKRTHSGERPYQCMECLKSFSVISHLRVHKRTHTGERPYKCTECMKSFSDYSSMVRHQRIHTGAKPYQCNICKKSFREKSHLTVHKRTHTGERPYKCTECEKTFSDCSSFVEHRRNHTGARPHKCEVCQKCFTKAYTLKIHHRVHTGERPYKCNQCTRSFTINYHLKLHERTHIGNT
- the LOC142492557 gene encoding uncharacterized protein LOC142492557 isoform X1; amino-acid sequence: MTARYRLSHQGELSQPGMEQPETASDLITFEDVAVYFSEGEWASLEEWQKELYRNVMKENYEAVSSLGFPAVKSVMVSGVDRGSEQQTPVKLEGSPHNRADVGAFVENVKKSESSEFSNRQSYPQENHNHLRPYMDNQRCIRRPNSNGYCHENVRLPLTKPIKHEDDNDSPFTSVQNESLLVGTSSLGLGNIVTCQDEVRQKKPIVKHKSVAGFMERYQNPDTTEAIHRTDTFLPCSICKKTFTNIYRLTIHARVHTGEKPYVCRDCGKGFSRSDYLKAHKRLHTGEKPFKCSDCEKSFGERGILRKHQTTHIGKQDRLVRNVKRMLQLDSSGNQVNPISEKTYLCNVCEKTFSKSYNLKVHQRIHTGEKPYICPKCGKSFSQNAKLKIHRTTHEEWAHEASRLRKVKPTARLEKLHKCNVCEKSFNKSYSLKVHLRTHTGEKPYPCDQCHKSFSKSNLLTVHKRTHSGERPYQCMECLKSFSVISHLRVHKRTHTGERPYKCTECMKSFSDYSSMVRHQRIHTGAKPYQCNICKKSFREKSHLTVHKRTHTGERPYKCTECEKTFSDCSSFVEHRRNHTGARPHKCEVCQKCFTKAYTLKIHHRVHTGERPYKCNQCTRSFTINYHLKLHERTHIGNT
- the LOC142492557 gene encoding uncharacterized protein LOC142492557 isoform X2 — protein: MTARYRLSHQGELRSYNLQSNITFEDVAVYFSEGEWASLEEWQKELYRNVMKENYEAVSSLGFPAVKSVMVSGVDRGSEQQTPVKLEGSPHNRADVGAFVENVKKSESSEFSNRQSYPQENHNHLRPYMDNQRCIRRPNSNGYCHENVRLPLTKPIKHEDDNDSPFTSVQNESLLVGTSSLGLGNIVTCQDEVRQKKPIVKHKSVAGFMERYQNPDTTEAIHRTDTFLPCSICKKTFTNIYRLTIHARVHTGEKPYVCRDCGKGFSRSDYLKAHKRLHTGEKPFKCSDCEKSFGERGILRKHQTTHIGKQDRLVRNVKRMLQLDSSGNQVNPISEKTYLCNVCEKTFSKSYNLKVHQRIHTGEKPYICPKCGKSFSQNAKLKIHRTTHEEWAHEASRLRKVKPTARLEKLHKCNVCEKSFNKSYSLKVHLRTHTGEKPYPCDQCHKSFSKSNLLTVHKRTHSGERPYQCMECLKSFSVISHLRVHKRTHTGERPYKCTECMKSFSDYSSMVRHQRIHTGAKPYQCNICKKSFREKSHLTVHKRTHTGERPYKCTECEKTFSDCSSFVEHRRNHTGARPHKCEVCQKCFTKAYTLKIHHRVHTGERPYKCNQCTRSFTINYHLKLHERTHIGNT
- the LOC142492557 gene encoding uncharacterized protein LOC142492557 isoform X3, whose translation is MEQPETASDLITFEDVAVYFSEGEWASLEEWQKELYRNVMKENYEAVSSLGFPAVKSVMVSGVDRGSEQQTPVKLEGSPHNRADVGAFVENVKKSESSEFSNRQSYPQENHNHLRPYMDNQRCIRRPNSNGYCHENVRLPLTKPIKHEDDNDSPFTSVQNESLLVGTSSLGLGNIVTCQDEVRQKKPIVKHKSVAGFMERYQNPDTTEAIHRTDTFLPCSICKKTFTNIYRLTIHARVHTGEKPYVCRDCGKGFSRSDYLKAHKRLHTGEKPFKCSDCEKSFGERGILRKHQTTHIGKQDRLVRNVKRMLQLDSSGNQVNPISEKTYLCNVCEKTFSKSYNLKVHQRIHTGEKPYICPKCGKSFSQNAKLKIHRTTHEEWAHEASRLRKVKPTARLEKLHKCNVCEKSFNKSYSLKVHLRTHTGEKPYPCDQCHKSFSKSNLLTVHKRTHSGERPYQCMECLKSFSVISHLRVHKRTHTGERPYKCTECMKSFSDYSSMVRHQRIHTGAKPYQCNICKKSFREKSHLTVHKRTHTGERPYKCTECEKTFSDCSSFVEHRRNHTGARPHKCEVCQKCFTKAYTLKIHHRVHTGERPYKCNQCTRSFTINYHLKLHERTHIGNT